The genome window GCGCAAGACGGCACGCACTCTGACCATCACCTCTCGGATAGAGAAAGGTTTCGAGATATAATCATCGGCACCGATATTGAATCCTGTCACCGTATCGTTTTCCGTATCACGGGCTGTAAGGAAGATGATTGGAACATTGGCTGTCATCGGATTGTCCTTCAACTGCTTAGCCAGCTGGAAACCGCTCATTCCTCCCATCATGACGTCCAGTAGCAGCAGGTCGAACGAAGCGATGTCCATCTCCAAAGCCTCTTCTGCAGAATTGGCAGTCTCTACCTCATATCCTTCTGTTTCGAGATTGAATTTCAGAATCTCACACAAGTCTTGCTCATCATCAACAACAAGTATTCTTTTCATATTCTCTTCCATATTTCATGTTATTTAAAATATCGCTGCAAAATTACGACTTTTCTTTCGTAATAAGCGTTACATTCGGTTACAATTTCGTGACATTTAGTTCTTTAGAGAAAAAAAATATAAAAAAACGGGTATTTTGTTACACATTTTAACTTAGTGTTCCAAATTCGCTACATGTTTCTTTGCTAGTTAGAAACAGAAATGCTACTTTTGCACCCGATATAACTATAAGTGAGCATATAACACAACTGAAAGAGTATGAAAGATAAAGTAAATGCAATTCCCTTAATCGGTGAAATCATCAAAGAGGAATTAAACAAGCAAGGCAAGACCACAGTATGGCTTGCTGAACATTGATTTGTTTAAGGTTTATTCAGACGCTTTGCGCAAACGCAAGAAAAAGAATCAAGATTTAAACTAAAAATAACTAAAACAATAAGACCTGAGGTTAATCACCCCAGGTCTTATTGTTTTTATGCCAATCGCTTTTCCAGACGCTCGCGGATGGCAGCGATAAAGCCGGCAGAGTTTACAGCCTTAGCCTCAACACCTTCCATCAGGTTTACGAGATCCTTGGTAGCGATACCATCATTCAAAGTATCGAAACATGCAGCCTCCAGTTGGTCGCCAAAGTTCTGAAGTTCCTTGATGCCATCCAGTTCGCCACGCTTTCTCAACGCACCGCTCCATGCAAAGATGGTAGCCATAGGGTTGGTAGATGTATCTTCACCCTTCAGGTAGCGATAGTAGTGACGGGTCACGGTACCGTGGGCTGCCTCATACTCATACTTGCCGTCAGGAGAAACCAATACGGAAGTCATCATCGCCAGAGAACCGAAGGCTGTACTGAGCATATCACTCATCACATCACCGTCATAGTTCTTGCAAGCCCAGATAAAGCCGCCCTTGCTGCGGATAACACGAGCCACTGCATCATCAATCAATGTATAGAAATACTCGATACCGAGTTCTGCAAACTTCTCTTTATAGTCGCTCTCATATACTTCCTCAAAGATTTTACGGAACTGGGCATCATAAGTCTTAGAGATGGTATCCTTGGTAGCAAACCAGAGATCCTGCTTGGTATCAATGGCAAACTTGAAGCAGCTGTGAGCAAAGCTGCGGATACTCTTATCAGTATTGTGCATGCCCTGGATAACGCCAGCACCATCGAAAGAATGAATCTCAATCTCCTGCTTTTTGCCGCTCTTACCCTCGAACACGAGTTTGGCTGTACCTGGCTCATCAGCACGAAGTTCCACGCTCTTGTATACATCGCCGTAAGCATGACGGGCGATGGTAATAGGCTTCTCCCAGTTCTTTACACAAGGGTGGATACTTGGGATGGTGATAGGAGCACGGAATACGGTACCGTCCATGATGCTACGGATAGTTCCATTAGGGCTCTTCCACATTTTGTGGAGTTTATACTCGTCCATACGCTGTGCATTAGGAGTGATAGTAGCACACTTCACAGCCACGCCATATTTCTTAGCCGCCTCAGCAGAGTCGATGGTTACCTGGTCATTGGTCTGGTCGCGATAAGGCAGACCGAGATCATAATACTCAGACTTCAAATCAACGAAAGGAAGAATCAGTTCGTCCTTAATCATCTTCCAGAGAATTCTTGTCATCTCATCACCGTCCATCTCTACCAATGGAGTTGTCATCTTAATCTTTTCCATAACACAATATAATGTATAATTAATAATTTACAATGTACAATGATCAGGGCAGCCAAGTGGCCCCTTGATATTTTGCCTGCAAAATTAATAAAAATAATCAAGAAAAGAAAGGAAATTAAGAATAATTCTAGCAAAATGATAACAAAAAGTACTTTTTTACGTACTTAAAACATAAAATCTGTATATTTATACCTAAAAAGGCATCAATGAGCCCGAAACTCATTGATGCCTCTACTTATTTACCTTTTTACTTTTTTACCCTTTTACCTTTTTACCTTTAAATAGCCTTTTTACTTCTCCTCTGGAGCCTTGTCGATCAAGTCCATGAACTGGTCGAGCTTAGGAGTGATGATAATCTGAGTGCGGCGGTTGCGCTGCTTGCCTACCTCTGTATCGTTAGTTGTTACAGGGTTGTACTCACCACGACCACCAGCAGTAAGGCGCTTAGGATTTACACCGAAGTGATCCTGCAAGTACTGAACAACAGAAGCTGCACGGAGAGCAGAGAGGTCCCAGTTGTTGCGGATATTCTTCATCTTGGCACTTGTAGTGCTTACTGGTACGTTATCGGTATTACCCTCTACGAGCACATCGTAATCCTTGTAGTCTGTGATGATCTTAGCAATCTTGCTCAATGTTTCCTGAGCACGGCTGTTCACCTCATAGCTACCACTCTGATAGAGCATATTGTCAGCCAGAGAGATGTAAACTACACCCTTCAGAACCTGAACATCAACCTCCTTCATCTCTTCCTTGCTCAAAGAGCGGGTCAGGTTGTTGGTAAGAACCATGTTGAGCGAATCGCTCTTGCTCTTTACCTCAACAAGGTGACGGATATACTGGTTACTCTCGTTGATCTGGTCAACGAGTTTCTCAATGCTCACGTTGTTCTGGCTTGCATTGTTCAAACTCTTGTCAAGCGAGTTCTGCAACTTAGCGTAATCGCTCTTTGCAGTAGCGAGCTGCTCCTGGGCAGCAGCCAGACTAGCCTCAGTAGCTGCCAGCTTTTCCTTGGTAGCCTGATAGTTGCTTGACAATTCCTTATTCTCATTCTGGCAATTCTGAAGATCCTTCTTACTTGCACAGCTTGTAGCCATCAGAGCTACAGCCATCATTGCCATTACCATTAACTTTGTCTGTTTCATATTCTTTCTAATTTAAATTTTCTTGTTATTATTAATTGATTATAGTATATCTTAACGTCGCTTTCTACCTCCTATTATATTAGAGTTTTCCCGGCTTTTATCCGTTATCCGGAAGCTTCTACATTTTAGGGCATTATAGAAACTGATTCACTTCTTTCACTTGCAAAGTTACAGATAAGACTCGAATAAACAATATTTGTCAAATGCATTTAGACATTTTTAACCTCTAAATCTTTATTTATCACCTTTTTAACCAAAAAAGGCAACAGAAAGCACTTTTCTTATAGCTAAACCGTCAAATGTAGCCTCTCAAGGTAAGAATAGCCCAAATCTCAACAAAAAAAACATAAAAAACAGAGTTTTATTTTGTAGTGTCTTGAAATTGCACTATCTTTGCACTCGAAAAGAAATAAATACATTAATAATATAAAAGAAAGCAAGTATGATTCTTTTTTTTAGAACTCCATCTAAGAGTGTGATTGCGACCGAGATTGACCACAAACCATCTCAGGACGAAATCAATGAACTTTGTTGGCTTTATGGTGACGCGACTTTAGAGGACGCCCAGCAGTTGCAGGGCTTCTATGTCGGCCCACGCCGTGAAATGATTACTCCTTGGAGTACGAATGCCGTTGAGATTACTCAGAACATGAGTCTTAACGGCATTTCGCGTATCGAGGAGTACTTCCCTGTAGATAGCGAAGACGCTGAGCACGACCCTATGCTCCAGCGTATGTACAACGGTATCGGACAGGATGTGTTCACCGTGAATCACCAGCCAGAACCTATCAAGTACGTCGATGACCTCGAGAAGTATAACGAGGAAGAGGGTCTTGCCCTCAGCGAGGACGAAATGGCTTATCTCCACAAGCTGGAGAAAGAGAACGGACGCCCTCTCACCGACAGCGAAATCTTCGGTTTCGCACAGATCAACTCAGAGCACTGCCGCCACAAGATCTTCGGCGGCCAGTTTATCATCGACGGTAAGGAGATGGAGTCTTCTCTCTTCAACATGATCAAGAAGACCACCAACGAGAATCCTAACAAGATCCTCTCTGCTTACAAGGACAACGTGGCTTTCTCTCAGGGTCCTGTTATCGAGCAGTTTGCTCCAGCCGATCAGACTACCAGCGATTTCTTCCAGGTGAAGGATATCGAGAGTGTTATCTCTCTGAAGGCTGAGACCCACAACTTCCCTACTACCGTAGAGCCTTTCAATGGTGCTGCTACCGGTACGGGTGGTGAAATCCGCGACCGTATGGGTGGTGGTGTAGGTTCATGGCCTATCGCAGGTACAGCCTGCTACATGACTGCTTATCCTCGCCTGAAGGATGACAACGGCAAGAGCGATGTTGAGCGCGACTGGGAAGACATCATGCCAGTACGTAAGTGGCTCTATCAGACTCCAGAGCAGATTCTGATCAAGGCTTCTAACGGTGCATCAGACTTCGGTAACAAGTTCGGTCAGCCTCTCATCACTGGTTCTGTGCTTACATTCGAGCACGAGGAGAATGGTGAGAAGTATGCATACGATAAGGTAATCATGCTTGCTGGTGGTGTAGGCTACGGCAAGAAGCGTGACTATAAGAAGGGTGAGCCACAGAAGGGCAATAAGGTTGTCGTAGTAGGTGGTGATAACTATCGCATCGGTCTTGGTGGTGGTTCTGTTTCTTCTGTAGATACAGGCCGTTACAGCAACGGTATCGAGTTAAACGCTGTTCAGCGTGCCAACCCTGAGATGCAGAAGCGTGCCTACAACCTGGTTCGTGCACTCGTTGAGAACGATGAGAACCCAGTAGTCAGCATCCACGACCACGGTTCAGCCGGTCACTTGAACTGTCTCTCTGAGTTGGTAGAAGAGTGCGGTGGCGAAATCGACATGTCTAAGTTGCCTATCGGTGACAAGACTTTGAGCGCCAAGGAAATCATCGCCAACGAGAGCCAGGAGCGCATGGGCTTGCTCATCGACGAGAAGTATATCAGCGAGGTTCAGAAGATTGCCGACCGTGAGCGTGCTCCAATGTACGTGGTTGGTGAGACTACTGGCGATGCTCACTTCAGCTTCAAGCAGGCTGACGGCGTAAAGCCATTCGACCTTGATGTAGCTCAGATGTTCGGTCATACTCCTAAGACTGTGATGGTAGATGAGACCGTAGAGCGTAAATATGAAGATGTAACTTATTCTGCAGATAACCTCGACGAGTACTTGCAGCGTGTTCTCCAGATGGAGGCTGTGGCTTGTAAGGACTGGTTGACCAACAAGGTAGACCGTTCCGTAACAGGTAAGATTGCCCGTCAGCAGGGTCAGGGTCAGATTCAGTTGCCACTCTCAGACTGTGGTGTCGTAGCACTCGACTACCGTGGCGAGAAGGGTATCGTAACAGCAATGGGTCATGCACCTCAGGCTGGTCTTGCCGATCCTAAGGCAGGTTCTGTACTCTCTGTAGCAGAGTCATTGACTAATATCGTATGGGCTCCATTGGCAGATGGCATGGACAGCATCAGCCTCTCTGCTAACTGGATGTGGCCTTGCCGCAGTCAGAAGGGTGAGGATGCTCGTTTGTACGAGGGCGTGAAGGCTTTGTCAGACTTCTGCTGCGCCATCCACGTGAACGTACCAACAGGTAAGGACTCTCTCTCATTGACCCAGCAATATCCTAACGGCGAGAAGATCATCGCTCCGGGTACCGTCATCGTAAGTGCTGGTGGTGAGGTTTCAGATGTCAAGAAGGTGGTTAGTCCTGTTCTCGTCAACGACAAGAACTCAAGCCTCTATCATATCGACTTCAGCTTCGACGAGCAGCGTCTCGGTGGTTCTGCCTTCGCTCAGAGTTTGGGCAAGGTGGGCAGCGATGTTCCTACCGTGAAGAACCCAGAGTACTTCGTTGATTGCTTCAACGCTGTACAGGAACTCATCAACCGCGGTTGGGTAATGGCTGGTCACGATATCAGCGCCGGTGGTTTGATTACAGCTCTCCTCGAAATGACATTCGCCAACGTAGAGGGCGGTATGAAGATCAACCTCCACGACATCGCAGATGCCGACATCATCAAGACTCTCTTCGCAGAAAACCCAGGTGTTGTCATCCAGGTAAGCGATGCTCACAAGGACGAGTTGAAGGCATTCTTCGATGAGAACGGTATCGGTTATGCCAAGATTGGTTATCCAGCTCCAGAGCTCCGCAAGATTATCATCAAGAAGGAAGGCTTCGAGCACGAGTTCGATATCGATGCTTTGCGCGACGACTGGTATAAGACATCTTACCTCCTCGACCGCAAGCAGAGTATGAACGGTATGGCCAAGAAGCGTTACACCAACTATAAGAAGCAGCCTATCGAGATGAACTTCGGCTACGGCTTCAAGGGAACCCTCGCTAGCTACAGCCTCGACGCAAACCGTCGCAAGCCATCTGGCATCAAGGCAGCTATCATCCGTGAGAAGGGTACCAATGGTGAGCGTGAGATGGCATACTCTATGTATCTCGCCGGCTTCGATGTAAAGGATGTGATGATGACCGACTTGATTTCTGGTCGTGAGACTCTGGAGGATGTGAACTTCATCGTATTCTGCGGTGGTTTCTCTAACTCCGATGTTCTCGGTTCTGCCAAGGGTTGGGCTGGTGCATTCCTCTACAATCCTAAGGCTAAAGAGGCACTCGATAAGTTCTATGCCCGTGAGGATACCCTTTCACTCGGTATCTGCAACGGTTGCCAGCTGATGGTTGAGTTGAACCTCATCAATCCTGAGCACAAGCATCGTTCACACCTCTGCCACAACACATCCAAGAAATTCGAGAGCACATTCCTCGGTTTGACTATTCCTCAGAACGACAGTGTGATGTTCGGTAGCCTGAGCGGTGATAAGCTCGGTATCTGGGTAGCTCACGGCGAGGGCCGTTTCTACTTGCCTGAGCCAGAGGATCACTACAACATCATTGCGAAGTACAACTACGCTGAGTATCCAGGTAATCCTAACGGCAGTGACTACAATGTAGCAGGTATCTGCTCTGCAGATGGTCGTCACTTGGCTATGATGCCACACTTGGAGCGTGCCATCTTCCCATGGCAGAACGCCTGGTATCCAGCCGATCGCCGCAACGACGAGGTTACTCCTTGGATTGAGGCATTTGTCAATGCACGTCAGTGGATTGAAGAAAGAGCTTTGAAAAAGTAAAAAAATAAAAAGGTAAAAAATGAATAATAGCGTAAGTTATCTTACATTATTCAAAACATTTTTGAAGATTGGCATAGTCACCTTTGGGGGTGGCTATGCCATGATTCCTATTATAGAATCCGAAGTCGTCGACAAGCATCATTGGATGACGAAGGAGGAATTCTTGGATGCCATTGCTACTACCCAGGTTTGTCCGGGCGCCTTGGCCATCAACATGAGTTCCCTGCTCGGATATAAGTTGGCAAAGACACCGGGAGCCATCGTCTGCACCCTCGGCGCTTCGTTGCCATCGTTCCTTATTATCTTGGCGATAGCCATGTTTTTCCATCAGTTTGAAGACAACAAGGTTGTTGCTGCCATGTTTGCAGGCATCCGTCCTGCCGTCGTGGCACTGATAGCCGTACCAACATTCTCGCTTGCCAAGAGTGCCGGTATTTCGCTTGTCAACTGCTGGATTCCTATTCTATCCGCCCTTCTGATCTGGCTTTTGGGCGTCAACCCAATCTGGGTGATTATCGCAGCTGCCGTAGGTGGCTACATCTATGGACAGTTTATCCAGCCAACGGAATAAAGGTAAAAGGGTAAAAAAGTAAATCGCTTAAAACATAATGATGATATTTTTTCAGCTTTTCATCGTATTCATTCAGATAGGCATCTTCGGATTCGGAGGTGGCTATTCCATGATATCCCTGATTCAGGGACAGGTTGTTACGCAGTATCATTGGATGACGATGCAAGAGTTTACCGATGTGGTTGCCATCTCTCAGATGACACCGGGACCTATCGGTATCAACACCGCTACCTATTGTGGCTATACAGCTGTCCATAATGCCGGTATGAGTGGCATGATGGCTGTACTCGGAAGTGCCATGGCGACCTTTGCGCTGGTTCTCCCATCCTTGGTTTTGATGATTCTTATCAGCAAGATGCTGTACAAGTATATGAACACCACAGCCGTTCAGAGCATCTTCATCGGTCTTCGCCCGGCCATCGTCGGTCTGGTAGGAGCCGCAGCCCTGCTTCTGATGAATGGCGAGAACTTCTCTACGCCAGCCAATCCCTGGCATTTCTACATCTCCATCGCCCTATTCTTTGCTACCTTTATCGGCGTGAAGGTGATGAAGATCAATCCTATCCGCATGATACTCTACTCGGCTTTTGCCGGACTGGTATTACTATATTAAACAAAATCTTTCGATTTTATTTGGTAGTAATAAATAAAAATCGTACATTTGCAACAAAAAGGAGATAGACCATGACATACTCACAGGCAGATATTACCGTTCCATACGCTGTGGCGAACTTTGCTGAGATTCGCCACAAGGGATATTATTATGTGGACAAGACCAACTATATTCCACTGCTTGAGCGTTACAAAGCACCAGTTTTTCTCCGTCCTCGCAGATTCGGAAAGAGTCTGCTCGTTTCCATGTTGGCTCACTATTACGACCGTAACATGGCAACACAATTCAAAGATTTGTTTGGTGGAACTTGGATTGGCGAACACCCAACAAACGAGCACAACCAATATCTCGTTGTAAGATATGACTTTTCCACAACTTCCGTTGCCAGCAAGAAGGAAGACATCGAGAAGAACTTCAACGCAGTGAATTGCAGTCCACTCCGTACATTGGTGGAACGCAACAGAGACCTTTTTGGAGATTTCAGGTTCAGAGAGGATGGCAATGCCTCCAACATGTTGGTTGAAGTATGCGAGTTTATCTCTTCCCATAATCTTCCACCTCTTTATATATTAATAGATGAATATGACAACTTTACCAACCAGCTACTAGTTGTCTATAAGGACTCGCTGTACCAGGACCGACCACAGGGGAAAGTTTCCTACGAACATTCTTCAAGGTTATCAAGGCAGGCATTGGCGAAGGCACCATCCGTACTTGCTTCTGCACTGGAGTACTGCCTGTCACCATGGATGACTTAACCAGTGGCTATAACATCGCAGAGATGTTGACACTGAAGCCTGAATTTACCAACTTATTGGGCTTTACCCATGAGGAAGCAGCCCAATATCTGAAGTATGTCATCAATAAATATGGCCCTCAAGCCTCTTTCGAGGAATTGTGGACTCTGATACTCAACAATTATGATGGTTACCACTTTTTACCAAATGCGGAACCATTGTTCAACTCTACCATTCTGACTTACTTCCTCAAGAACTTTGCAGAACTGAAAGGCGGCATCCCTACGGAAATGGTAGATGAGAACCTACGTACTGACACTAGTTGGATAAGAAGATTGACCATCACGCTTGACAATGCCAAGGAAATGCTCGACAACCTGTTGATGGATGGAGAATTGTACTATTCACAAGCCGATTTACGCAGCAAGTTCAACAAGCAAAAGTTCTTCTCCCCAGAGTTCTACCCTATCAGCCTCTACTACTTGGGTATGACCACCCTGAAGGACAATTACAAAATGGCTTTGCCAAACTTGACGACCAAGAGTGTATATATGAGTTACTACAACGAATTGAATAGTATCAGCGACAATGCCCGTAAGTTTGTTCCTGCATACGAGGCATTTGCCAGAGACAGAGAACTGGAGCCATTATTCTATAACTATGTTAAGGAATACTTAGGTCAGCTTCCAGCCCAGGCCTTTGACAAGATGAACGAGAATTTCATTCGCTGTTCATTTTTCGAGTTACTGAGCCGCTACTTGAGCAATTGCTATACATTCGCCATCGAACTGAACTTGCCATCAGGTCGTGCAGACTTAGTGCTGACCGGCATTCCTGGCACATCATTCCACAACGACTGCCGCATCATTGAGTTTAAATATTACAAGTCTAAAGACGCAGGCATTGTTGATCATTTGGAAGAGGCACACCTAGAAGATGCCCAACAGGTGAAGGCTTATGCAGCAGATATGCAGAAAGCCTATCCTCACTATCAAATAAAAGCATACGTAGCTTATATCGCAGGAAACAAGGCTTGCAAGATTTTTGAAGTGAAAAGTAATGATTGATTATAGCAACCAATAAGAAAGGTTAAATAAACATTATACAACATGACATGCCAATAAACAAGAATGCTTTCATAAGATATAAAATACTGGACAAATGTTTCAGTGACAAATACCATAAGTACTTCATAGAAGATCTTATGGAAAAAGTCAATATCCAATTAATAGATGCAGGAATAAAGCCTATATCCAAGAAACAGATATACGATGACATCAAGTTTATGAAAAGTAGCGAAGGATGGGAAGCGCCAATAAAATCCTACCAAGATGGTAAGCGTAAGTACCTTAGCTATGAATTTGACTTTTCCATCATAGAGACTCCGATAACAGAGATGGAAGTAGAGCAACTCGAAACGCTTATCACTTCACTTTCTCGTTTTCAGGGCATAC of Segatella copri contains these proteins:
- a CDS encoding OmpA/MotB family protein, yielding MKQTKLMVMAMMAVALMATSCASKKDLQNCQNENKELSSNYQATKEKLAATEASLAAAQEQLATAKSDYAKLQNSLDKSLNNASQNNVSIEKLVDQINESNQYIRHLVEVKSKSDSLNMVLTNNLTRSLSKEEMKEVDVQVLKGVVYISLADNMLYQSGSYEVNSRAQETLSKIAKIITDYKDYDVLVEGNTDNVPVSTTSAKMKNIRNNWDLSALRAASVVQYLQDHFGVNPKRLTAGGRGEYNPVTTNDTEVGKQRNRRTQIIITPKLDQFMDLIDKAPEEK
- a CDS encoding chromate transporter, which translates into the protein MNNSVSYLTLFKTFLKIGIVTFGGGYAMIPIIESEVVDKHHWMTKEEFLDAIATTQVCPGALAINMSSLLGYKLAKTPGAIVCTLGASLPSFLIILAIAMFFHQFEDNKVVAAMFAGIRPAVVALIAVPTFSLAKSAGISLVNCWIPILSALLIWLLGVNPIWVIIAAAVGGYIYGQFIQPTE
- the purL gene encoding phosphoribosylformylglycinamidine synthase, producing the protein MILFFRTPSKSVIATEIDHKPSQDEINELCWLYGDATLEDAQQLQGFYVGPRREMITPWSTNAVEITQNMSLNGISRIEEYFPVDSEDAEHDPMLQRMYNGIGQDVFTVNHQPEPIKYVDDLEKYNEEEGLALSEDEMAYLHKLEKENGRPLTDSEIFGFAQINSEHCRHKIFGGQFIIDGKEMESSLFNMIKKTTNENPNKILSAYKDNVAFSQGPVIEQFAPADQTTSDFFQVKDIESVISLKAETHNFPTTVEPFNGAATGTGGEIRDRMGGGVGSWPIAGTACYMTAYPRLKDDNGKSDVERDWEDIMPVRKWLYQTPEQILIKASNGASDFGNKFGQPLITGSVLTFEHEENGEKYAYDKVIMLAGGVGYGKKRDYKKGEPQKGNKVVVVGGDNYRIGLGGGSVSSVDTGRYSNGIELNAVQRANPEMQKRAYNLVRALVENDENPVVSIHDHGSAGHLNCLSELVEECGGEIDMSKLPIGDKTLSAKEIIANESQERMGLLIDEKYISEVQKIADRERAPMYVVGETTGDAHFSFKQADGVKPFDLDVAQMFGHTPKTVMVDETVERKYEDVTYSADNLDEYLQRVLQMEAVACKDWLTNKVDRSVTGKIARQQGQGQIQLPLSDCGVVALDYRGEKGIVTAMGHAPQAGLADPKAGSVLSVAESLTNIVWAPLADGMDSISLSANWMWPCRSQKGEDARLYEGVKALSDFCCAIHVNVPTGKDSLSLTQQYPNGEKIIAPGTVIVSAGGEVSDVKKVVSPVLVNDKNSSLYHIDFSFDEQRLGGSAFAQSLGKVGSDVPTVKNPEYFVDCFNAVQELINRGWVMAGHDISAGGLITALLEMTFANVEGGMKINLHDIADADIIKTLFAENPGVVIQVSDAHKDELKAFFDENGIGYAKIGYPAPELRKIIIKKEGFEHEFDIDALRDDWYKTSYLLDRKQSMNGMAKKRYTNYKKQPIEMNFGYGFKGTLASYSLDANRRKPSGIKAAIIREKGTNGEREMAYSMYLAGFDVKDVMMTDLISGRETLEDVNFIVFCGGFSNSDVLGSAKGWAGAFLYNPKAKEALDKFYAREDTLSLGICNGCQLMVELNLINPEHKHRSHLCHNTSKKFESTFLGLTIPQNDSVMFGSLSGDKLGIWVAHGEGRFYLPEPEDHYNIIAKYNYAEYPGNPNGSDYNVAGICSADGRHLAMMPHLERAIFPWQNAWYPADRRNDEVTPWIEAFVNARQWIEERALKK
- a CDS encoding response regulator, coding for MEENMKRILVVDDEQDLCEILKFNLETEGYEVETANSAEEALEMDIASFDLLLLDVMMGGMSGFQLAKQLKDNPMTANVPIIFLTARDTENDTVTGFNIGADDYISKPFSIREVMVRVRAVLRRTAEQAGDADESKIINYQGLQLNLDKKTVSIDGEAIPFTKTEFELLRLFLEERGKVFSRQELIDRVWPKDVMVLDRTVDVNITRMRKKIGKFAKCIVTRLGFGYYFDA
- a CDS encoding chromate transporter, yielding MIFFQLFIVFIQIGIFGFGGGYSMISLIQGQVVTQYHWMTMQEFTDVVAISQMTPGPIGINTATYCGYTAVHNAGMSGMMAVLGSAMATFALVLPSLVLMILISKMLYKYMNTTAVQSIFIGLRPAIVGLVGAAALLLMNGENFSTPANPWHFYISIALFFATFIGVKVMKINPIRMILYSAFAGLVLLY
- a CDS encoding NADP-dependent isocitrate dehydrogenase, which translates into the protein MEKIKMTTPLVEMDGDEMTRILWKMIKDELILPFVDLKSEYYDLGLPYRDQTNDQVTIDSAEAAKKYGVAVKCATITPNAQRMDEYKLHKMWKSPNGTIRSIMDGTVFRAPITIPSIHPCVKNWEKPITIARHAYGDVYKSVELRADEPGTAKLVFEGKSGKKQEIEIHSFDGAGVIQGMHNTDKSIRSFAHSCFKFAIDTKQDLWFATKDTISKTYDAQFRKIFEEVYESDYKEKFAELGIEYFYTLIDDAVARVIRSKGGFIWACKNYDGDVMSDMLSTAFGSLAMMTSVLVSPDGKYEYEAAHGTVTRHYYRYLKGEDTSTNPMATIFAWSGALRKRGELDGIKELQNFGDQLEAACFDTLNDGIATKDLVNLMEGVEAKAVNSAGFIAAIRERLEKRLA